The genome window TGTACGACATTTTTAAATCGGATCGACTAGATATTAGTTTAAGCAAATTAGTGAAGGTgtgataataattaaattaatatcttgCGTGATTATTGGTATAGCGcgcaatattaaaaatttaagctTTGATCGAATAGattaaatatattcattaaaCTTTAGGAAAGcattaactattttatttaGAAGAGCGGAATTTAGTTGAAAGCTCGTTAGTTGACAAATTTAAGGAATTAACGACTcgcaatttatatatgtaagtcgttaaaaaaaaaaaaaaaaattcaccgcGCTTAAATATAAGTGAAAAATGGAAATAATAGGCAAAATAGATTCATTTTATTGTGTAGTGCCCAAGTAACGATACTTGGTGCCCAAGTCACGTGACTTGGTGCCCAAGCACGTTACTTGGTGCCCAAGTAGTTCAAAGAAGTATACAAAACATTGTGTGAGATTTTGGACAAGAGGGAGTGCTCATGACAACTAGGGGTAATAATGTTAGTAGCTCATTATGAAGTTAAGTTAAACAAGAAAACACtactttgattatatatatattgcaagtTAGAGTAAGAGTTTATTTACTAAGGAAGGGGAATTAACAAGGAAGTGGTAGAAGATTGAAGAACTCACAAGGAAAGGATAGAAGATTAGAGCACTAGCAAGGAATTAGCAAGAAAAGGGGTAAAATATTGAAGAAGTAGCAAGGAAGGGTAAAAGATTCGTATAGTATTCAAGAAAATCAGCTAAATACAACTCATCCATAACAGTCCTATTTAAGGTAAATACTCTTTACCCTCCCTGATTTATAGTGGTGCATTTATGGTAAAGGAGTTGATGGTGAATATCAGTTTAAAAATACTGTTGGTCCCCACTCCATCACACAAATTTGTCCACACACAAGCACAATTTTGAGTAtatgcataaatatatatacatgaatatcttttattatttatcagcTCTTTACTTTCTCTGAATTTGAAAATTGGGAACCTTGAGATACAATTAGGGTTTTAAATTACAATTAGGGTTCTTGACAAATTTGGGGGTTTTGTGTATTGGGCATGAATGGCTTGATTTGAAAGTTGGTTATGGGTGTGGTTTGATCGGAGAAGGCCGCCACGGCGTCGGCAAGCCGAACCGCCGCAGCAACGACGGCGACGACGACGCCGCTGCCGCGCCGCGGTGGTGGCGAGTGGCTGTTACGCGGAGAGAAGCCGGCGGCTGTGTGGGTCGCGCACGAAAGCAGGCTACCGAGAAGATAGAGGGCGAGGTCGGAGTAAGTGTGTGCGAGTGGAGGCAAAAGGGAGTCGCCGCAGTGGAGATCGAAGCCGGCGAGGGGCGCCTGGCAAGGATGAGCCACCGCAGCAGCGGTGGCGACGGTGGTTCGcgcaggagagagagagagagagagagagagagagagagagaggggggggagagagagagagagagggagagggagagatgaTGTGAATGAGGCAGAGAGGGGCGGCGTCGAGGCCACCGGAGCCGAGCTCCGGCCGGCAGCCGAGGGAAATGGCTGGAGAAGGGAGAGAGAAGGTGGGTGGGGAGAAAATGGATAGTTGGGGAAGATGGGGGTATATTGGTAAATCACTAATTAGATGATaggtaataaaataataaataaaattgagattttaaatttgggtggttgattaattaaaataaaaggggAGACAATACAATTGGATGGGTAAGACttaattagaaataatttaagagagtgggatattgagatatattattattcttaatTTAGTAATTTCGGATTGAATAACGAAACCAAAGGCTTGGGTGTAAGGATAAgctattaattaatttagtggatattatttaatttggaGAAACATTGAGATAAAATTAAGTATAGGTCACATAAGTTGGTGAATTTGTGGACTATTAAggttgtagataaataaagttGATAATTAAGGATAATCGGATTTAAAATCGTAGTAATGGATTTAGTGGGTTTGGGAGATTAAATTTAGAAATACCAATACATTAGTTCTATGTGACACTTAATAAACCGTAAGAGGTATTACTATTAATTTAGTAATCATGGAATTATTATTTGTCGTTAATTAAATTAGAGAGTCTCTTGGATTATAAGATAAGTAATTAAGGAAATGAGTTATAGATTATTGGGATGGTATATTTTGTTATCCTTCATGAATTTaggaatttattattaaaatatagttataaaggTGCAAAAGATGCagaataataattcataaataattagGGGTAATTATTTAAAGGAATTATAAATGATTACATTCTTAGTATTAAACTTAAAGGATATGATTAATTGAGACTAATCTTAGTCAAGGGGAAATGTAAATACTCATCCTTTGAGATTAATTCATTCGATAGGTGTACTAAATTCACTACTTTATGTGATTTAGAATATTTTACTTCCCGGAAAGGCGGATCTTATTTGAGACGGAATATTATAGCAAAGGACGACAGGCAAGTTTATCTATTCCCTACCTTTGTTATGCCAATATGCCTTATTTATTTGTTGGATATATTACATGATATTTGAAATGCTGCTTGTAATTCCGATAATTTTATACTCAAGTATTACTGAAGATCGAGCAGAAGCAGCTACTTGAAGATCAGACGTTCACTTCGCGTGTTTattatctaattttgtttcatgaTATGAGTTTATCCATTGTTCGGGTTACTCACCATCCAAAGAGATTATCAAATTTTCCGACTTTCGAACCCTTATATTGTGTAAGCTTgtagaaattatattattattccgGCACCTTCATTGCTACAAGCCCAATTCGGTTTGCAAATCTTCACTTTGCTTCCGTCTCAAAAGCCTGAATCATTTCTTAGAATCGTTATCTTGAATCAATTAGTTATTTCAACTTATGATTATTCACGTCATTCAAATATCTAGACCCTTAACTAGAATTCATTCATTCTAACAAAGATATAATATTCTTGTAAAATTTTCGGTTAACAACTATTCTATTCTTATTCCCGAAGCGGTACCATTGACTTCAATTCTTGTTGCATTCTCTATCTTATTTAAATCCTAGAGTCCTAATCTTAAGAGATATATGATCTGTAAAGGGTTTGATAACCAAGACGGATCGACCCTCTCGTTCATTGCTAATTTGGATTACATAGTTTTCGTAATCTATAAgactttgattttaaattagaaaAGGTGCATTGTTCGCTCCAGAAAGTGACTTGGAGTTTTGTTGATAAAAGGCATTTCTTGTACTCAGGGGGAAGAATCTTACaaactggtcaacacgaataaTTCTAATTCGTGGAAGAGAAGCGTTATTACTGTCTCTGTGTGGGACAACTTAAAGGGTTGAAAAtgataacccttatgctagcaacacAATGGGGGAAACTGTGTGGCGCCGTTCGAAGTCGCGATCAGACTGCGAAGGCGTTACGGGGTGGTATCTACTTAGTGGCGGTGATCGAGCCATGGAGTGGAACCATCAAGGATGGAGACCAGTGCTATTCTTATTCTTTGATTTATCGAGATCTTTATGTGATTATCAGCAGCTTTCATCTTGAACCTGCTTAATTGTTATATCTGTTTAAACTCCTCGATATACATATATCCGTGATGTTGCACTTGAAATGAGAACTTGCTGAGCAAATCATTTGGTCATACTTGcaatatttatttcttttaacaGTAAAGACAGAGTATGGCTCGAATAAGGAGGACAATCAGGAAGCGTACCACAGCAAGGGAAAGAGCAAGGCGTGAAGTCAATGCAAGAAGAAGGGTACGAAGACGGACTCTTACATCAAGGGTGTATtactttataataatattagtagTTGGTACCTTTGGACTTATTATTGTAATCTTAATCTAAGACCATGTGTAAGTGCGTATCGATCCCTGGACTTGTGGGAAGTGTGAGTTGTAATATAAGATGTTTATGTTATGCTATGTTTATGTGGCGACCCAAATTCAGGGGATACGGGTTTGGGGGCGTTacaattattgactagattgaagttgtaaacaactttagcttcattccagactcgtttgaagttgaaaacaacttgtagcttcattttcgattgtttgaaattggaatccacttgtagtttcattcttggctcgtttgagcccggaaacaacttgtagcttcattattgactagattgaagttggaaacaacttgtagcttcattccagacccgtttgaagttgaaaacaacctgtagcttaattttcggttgtttgaaattggaatcaacttgtagtttcatttttggctcgtttgagccccgaaacaacttgtagcttcattattgactacattgaagttggaaacaacttgtagcttcattctagaccgtttgaagatgaaaataacttgtagcttaattttcggttgtttgaaattggaatcaacttgtagtttcattcttggctcgtttgagcccggaaacaacttgtagcttcactattgactagattgaagttggaaacaacttgtagcttcattccagacctgtttgaagttgaaaacaacttgtagcttcattttcggttgtttgaaattggaatcaacttgtagtttcattcttggctcgtttgagcccggaaacaacttgtagcttcattattgactagattgaagttggaaacaacttgtagcttcattccagactcgtttggattttaaaacaacttgtagcttcattttcggttgtttgaaattggaatcaacttatagtttcattcctgactcgtttgagctcgaaaacaacttttagcttcattattgactagattgaagttggaaacaacttgtagctttattccagacccgtttgaagttgaaaacaacttgtagcttcattttcggttgttagaaattggaatcaacttgtagtttcattctttgctcgttttagcccggaaacaacttgtagcttcattattgactagattgaagttgtaaacaacttttagcttcattacagactcgtttgaagttgaaaacaacttgtagcttcattttcggttgtttgaaattggaatcaacttgtagtttcattcttggctcgtttgagcccggaaacaacttgtagcttcattattgactagattgaagttggaaacaacttgtagcttcattccagactcgtttggattttaaaacaacttgtagcttcattttcggttgtttgaaattggaatcaacttgtagtttcattcctgactcgtttgagcccggaaacaacttgtagcttcattattgactagattgaagttggaaataacttgtagctttatttccagacccgtttgaagttgaaaacaacttgtagcttcattttcggttgtttgaaattggaatcaacttgtagttcattctcggctcgtttgagcccggaaacaacttgtagcttcactatttactagattgaagtggaaaacacttgtagcttcattccagacccgtttgaagttgaaacaacttgtagcttcattttcggttgtttgaaattggaatcaacttgtagtttcattctttgctcgtttgagcccagaaacaactgtagcttcattattgactagattgaagttgtaaacaacttttagttcattccaaactcgttgaagttgaaaacaaacttgtagcttcattttcgattgtttgaaattggaatccactgtagttcattcttggctcgtttgagcccggaaacaacttgtagcttccattattgactagattgaagttggaaacaacttgtagcttcattccagaccgtttgaagttgaaaacaaacctgtagcttaattttcggttgtttgaaattggaatcaacttatagtttcattcttggctcgtttgagcccggaaacaacttgtagcttcagtattgactagattgaagttgtaaacaacttttagcttcattccaaactcgtttgaagttgaaaacaacttgtagcttaattttcggttgtttgaaattggaatcaacttgtagtttcattcttggctcgtttgagccccgaaacaacttgtaacttcattattgactacattgaagttggaaacaacttgtagcttcattctagacccgtttgaagatgaaaataacttgtagcttcattttcggttgtttgaaattggaatcaacttgtagtttcattctggctcgtttgagcccggaaacaacttgtagcttcactattgactagattgaagttggaaacaacttgtagcttcattccagaccgtttgaagttgaaaacaacttgtagcttcattttcggttgtttgaaattggaatcaacttgtagtttcattcttggtcgtttgagcccgtgagaaaacaacttgtagcttcattatttgactaaattgaagttggaaagaacaattgtagcttcattccagacctagGTTTGAGATTTTAACTAAACATTGTAGATCATTATCGGTTGTTTGAATAGGAATCAaaattatagtttcattcttgactgtttGAGCCGCgataaaaacaagttgtagctcaTTATTGAATAAATTGAAGTATGGAaccaaacttgtagctttcattccagaccttgtttgaaagtggaaaacaacaatgtagcttcattttcggtttgtagaaattggaatcaactttgtgtttcattctttgctcgtttgagcccggaaaaacttgtagcttaattattgactagattgaagttgtaaacaacttttagcttcactTACAGACTCCGTATGaagttgaacaacttgtagcttaatttatcggatgtttgaaattggaatcaactaatATAGTTTCATTGTCTCAtgctttgctcgtttgagcccggaaacaacttgtagcttcattattgactagattgaagttggaaacaacttgtagcttcattccagactcgtttggattttaaaacaacttgtagcttcattttcggttgttttgaaattggaatcaacttgtagtttcattcttgctcgtttgagcccggaaacaacttgtagcttcattattgactagattgaagttggaaacaacttgtagcttaatccagacccgtttgaagttgaaaacaactgtagcttcattttcggttgtttgaaattggaatcaacttgtagtttcattcttggctcgtttgagcccggaaacaacttgtagcttcattattgactacattgaagttggaaacaacttgtagcttcattccagactcgtttgaagttgaaaacaacatgtagcttcattttcggttgttagaaattggaatcaacttgtagtttcattcttggctcgtttgagcccggaaacaacttgtagcttcattattgactagattgaagttgtaaacaacttttagcttcattaagactcgtttgaagttgaaaacaacttgtagcttcattttcggttgtttgaaattggaatcaacttgtagtttcattcttggctcgtttgagcccggaaacaacttgtagcttcattattgactagattgaagttggaaacaacttgtagcttcattccagacccgtttgaagttgaaaacaacttgtagcttcattttcggttgtttgaaatggaatcaacttgtagtttcattcttNNNNNNNNNNNNNNNNNNNNNNNNNNNNNNNNNNNNNNNNNNNNNNNNNNNNNNNNNNNNNNNNNNNNNNNNNNNNNNNNNNNNNNNNNNNNNNNNNNNNACTGAATGATGCCCTAGCCAATAAGGACTTATTTCAGGTACGCTTCCGATAAATTCGCAAGATGCTTGTGTATTAATTGATTCAGGTGCTACCAAATCATTTATTTCCGTTAATTTCATGCGAAAGTTGGGAATTGTTTCAATACCTTTAGAGGAATCTATGAACATAGAAATAGCGAATCAAGAAGTGATCACTGTGGATCAAGTGTGCCCTAATTGTGAAGTAATGATTCAGAAACAACTTTTCACGGTAGATTTGATTCCTTTTAAATTAGGGGAGTTTGAGGTGATACTCGGAATGGATTGGTTAACGCGTTATGATGCTCAAATTAACTGTAGACGAAAGCGTGTAAGTTTAAGGGGTGATAATGGGAAGAGAGTAATTCTGAGGGGGCAAAAACATCATAAGAAGTTTCTAACTATGATCCAAGCCAAGAAACTGCTTCGTCAGGGTGTCAGGCTTACTTAGCACATGTGATAGACACAAAAGCAAAGCAAGTCCTAAAATAGAAGAAATTCCGgtagtaaataaatatatagacgTGTTTTCCTGAAGAGTTGCCAGGATTACCCCCAGATAGAGAGATTGAGTTCACTATAGACCTTGTGCCAGGTACTGCACCCATATCTAAAGCTCCTTATAGAATGGCACCAACTGAAATGAAAGAACTAGCCACACAATTACAAGAATTACTCGAGAAAGAGTCATTAGACCAAGCGTGTCCCGTGGGGAGCCCCAGTGTTATTCGTTAAGAAAAAAGACGGGAGTATGAGGTTGTGTATTGATTATAGGGAATTGAATAAGATGAcgatcaagaacaagtatcctTTACCAAGGATTGACGATTTATTCGATCAACTGAAAGGAGCGGCTCATTTTTCTAAGATCGATTTAAGGTCAGGCTACCATCAACTTAAGATTAAGCCAGAAGACGTACCCAAAACGGCTTTCAGAACTAGATATGGGCATTATGAGTTTTTGGTGATGCCTTTTGGACTAACCAATGCACCTgcagcagcttttatggatctCATGAATAGAATATTCAagaaatatttggataaattCGTAATTGTTTTCATCGATGACATTTTGATCTATTCCAAAACAAGAGAGGAACATGTGGAGCATCTAAGAATAGTATTGGAAATTTtgagaaaggagaagttgtaacGCGAAGTTTTCAAAATGCGAATTTTGGCTGGAGCAAGTACAATTCCTGGACACATAGTTTCTAGAGAAGGCATATCGGTGGACCCTGCAAAGATAGAAGCGGTGTCAAGTTGGGAAAGACCAAGGAATCCGACTGAAGTAAGAAGCTTTCCTAGGACTAGCTGGTTATTATCGAAGGTTCGTACAGGATTTCGCGAGAATTGCGACACCACTTACACGATTAACTAGAAGGATGAAAAATTTGAGTGACTCCAAAGTGCGAAGAAAGCTTTCAAGAACTAAAGAAAAGACTTACTACGGCTCCTGTCCTAGCACTACCCGATGAAGGTGGCAACTTcgtgatttatagtgatgcttctcacAAAGGATTAGGATGCGTTTTGATGCAACATGATAAGGTAATTGCTTACGCTTCTAGGCAGTTAAATGATTATGAATTAAGGTATCCTACACATGATTTAGAACTGGCAGCGATTGTGTTCGCATTAAAGATTTGGCGACATTACCTGTacggcgagaagtgtgaaatatacACCGATCACAAGAGCTTGAAGTATCTATTTACTCAAAAGGAGTTGAATATGAGGCAAAGGAGATGGTTAGAATTGatcaaggactatgattgctcgATTAATTATCATCCTGGCAAGGCAAATGTAGTGGCTGATGCACTAAGTAGAAAGGAGAGATTAAATATGTCAACCTTACCTGAAGAGTTGAAGAAGGACATAGAGAATTTAGAATTAGAAATCAGAGATTTGAGTTTGGAGGGAGAAAGATTTATGAGATGGTATTACAACCTGAACTACTAGAGAAGATCCGGAGATGTCAGGAAAAGTAATGGAAGAACAAAGAGAGGATCTAACCGGAGAAGAGTACTTGTGTCCGAAGGATGAGAAAGGAATTAAAAGATTTGCTAATAGGATATGGATTCCCAGGGTTATGGAATTGAAAGATGAGATTCTGAGTGAGGCACACGACTCAAGATATTCAGTACACCCAGGAAGTACCAAGATGTATCAAGATCTTAAAAAGCATTATTGATGGCCAAATATGAAGCGGGAAATTGCAGATTGGGTGAGTAGATGTTTAACttgtcaaagagtgaaagcagaacaccaaagaccCAGTGGACTACTACAACCCTTAGAGATTCccgaatggaagtgggaacacaTTACTATGGATTTCATTGTAGGGCTACCACAAACGCGGTGCAagcatgatgctatttgggttgTTATAGATACACTCACAAAATCAGCCCATTTCTTACCAATCAGTGACAAGTATACCATCGAGAAGTTGGTAagtatttatataaaggagatcGTGACACGCCATGGTGTTCATGTGTCAATTGTGTCCGACAGAGATGCAAGATTCACTTCCAGATTCTGGCAAAGCTTTCAAGAATGTTTAGGGACGAAGTTGAACCTGAGCActgcatatcatccacaaaccgACGGACAAAGTGAACGAACGATTCAAACCATCGAGGATATGTTACGAGCTTGTTCTTTAGATTTTAAAGGAAATTGGGATGATCACTTGCCTTTGGTGGAATTTGCCTACAACAATAGCTACCACTCGAGCATTGGGATGGCTCCTTACGAAGCTTTGTATGGAAGAAAGTGTAGATCGCCAATATGTTGGGATGAAATTGGAGAAAAACGGTTGTTAGGACCCGAATTGATCGAGCAAACAAAACAATCGGTTGATAGAATCAAGAAGAGGTTAGTGGCTGCTCAAGATAGGCAAAAGAAGTATGCTGATTTGGGAAGGAAAGACAAGACTTTTGAGGTTGGGGAGAAAGTGTTGTTAAAAGTATCACCTTGGAAAGGAGTGGTAAGGTTTGGAAAGAGAAATAAGTTAAGTCCTCGCTTTATTGGAccatttgagattttaaagaaagttGGCACAGTTTCTTATCAGTTAGCTCTACCACCTGACTTGCAACATATACATGATGTGTTCCACATCTCATTGTTAAAGGCTTACAAAACCGACACACGACACATTCTAGAATATGAGCCAGCGCACCTGCAACCCGACTTGACTTACGAGGAAAAGCCAATACAAATAGTGGACACAAAACTGCAAGAATTGAGAACCAAGAAGGTCAAGTTAGTCAAAGTTATATGGAAGAACCGAGCAGTTGAGGAGGCTACATGGGAATTAGAAGATGAAATGCGAAGGAACTACTCTTTCCTATTTGAAGATCAATTATGATTCCGAGGGCGGAATCCTCTTAAGGGGGAGAGACTGTAACGACCTCAAACTTCAGGGTATGtgactatatattttatttaattagtcGCTACTTTTCGTGAATCAATAATTTAAGTTtcatctcgaattaatttaggAGCGGTAAATTTGACAAATTAGAAAGAGATTCTATGGTGTACGACATTTTTAAATCGGATCGACTAGATATTAGTTTAAGCAAATTAGTGAAGGTgtgataataattaaattaatatcttgCGTGATTATTGGTATAGCGcgcaatattaaaatttaagctTTGATCGAATAGattaaatatattcattaaaCTTTAGGAAAGcattaactattttatttaGAAGAGCGGAATTTAGTTGAAAGCTCGTTAGTTGACAAATTTAAGGAATTAACGACTcgcaatttatatatgtaagtcgttaaaaaaaaaaaaaaaaaattcaccgcGCTTAAATATAAGTGAAAAATGGAAATAATAGGCAAAATAGATTCATTTTATTGTGTAGTGCCCAAGTAACGATACTTGGTGCCCAAGTCACGTGACTTGGTGCCCAAGCACGTTACTTGGTGCCCAAGTAGTTCAAAGAAGTATACAAAACATTGTGTGAGATTTTGGACAAGAGGGAGTGCTCATGACAACTAGGGGTAATAATGTTAGTAGCTCATTATGAAGTTAAGTTAAACAAGAAAACACtactttgattatatatatattgcaagtTAGAGTAAGAGTTTATTTACTAAGGAAGGGGAATTAACAAGGAAGTGGTAGAAGATTGAAGAAC of Daucus carota subsp. sativus chromosome 3, DH1 v3.0, whole genome shotgun sequence contains these proteins:
- the LOC135151432 gene encoding uncharacterized protein LOC135151432; the encoded protein is MRKLGIVSIPLEESMNIEIANQEVITVDQVCPNCEVMIQKQLFTVDLIPFKLGEFEVILGMDWLTRYDAQINCRRKRVSLRGDNGKRVILRGQKHHKKFLTMIQAKKLLRQELPGLPPDREIEFTIDLVPGTAPISKAPYRMAPTEMKELATQLQELLEKESLDQACPVGSPSVIR